DNA from Parageobacillus thermoglucosidasius:
ATTTTATCGTCAATCCACGTTATCCGCCCAAAGTCAATCGTACTAATTTCATATGCATAAATATCAAGAAAATCAAAATCACGCAAAAATAAATATGGGCGGATGATCTCGTTCATCATTGCTAACGTAAACTTGGAAAAGCGTTCAAATGAATGAATATATTGAACGATGCGGGGATTATGTACATACTCTTTCGTTAAAAACACTTGCTTAAGCGCCTCGCAAAGCGACTCGGCTGCAATATGAAAAAAGTTTTCATGAAACCGCTGCTCAATAATAAGCCGGCTCCAATCGCGGATAATGAGAAAATATGCTTCCAAATCGTCATATATCTTTTCTTGAAAAAACTGTAATAAAAAATTTCGCACGTAAGCCAAATACTTTTCCTTTTGTAAAAAACTATAGTGACTTTCCTCCTTTAATCGCCGAAAGAGCGAATGATGAAAATGTTCCATAATACTATCAATGCGAAAAGAAATATACCCGCTAAATTGATCTAGGTTTTTTAAGTCTTGATTCGTGAAACCGTTGACTTGCCGCAATTTGTCTAATTCATGCCGCAATGGGTGTGCTGCTTTTTCGATTTCCGCCGCCTTATATGCTTCAAGCGTCAACTGCATATCAAACGAAAAAATCGCCTGAATAACAAGCAAGATATGGGTCGCTTGCTCTGGAAGCACTTGCGAAATGTGTTTATAAATAATATCTATGTATTTTGTATACGTAGCTAAATACCATGCCAAATCAAGGCCGATTTCCGAGTGAGCCCGGCCGATGTGATATCGCGTTTGAATATAATGATCGTCAATCGTTGCTTCCAAACATTGCTGCAAATACCGTTTTTGTGTTGTTTTCAGTTTCTCTAATGTGGAGTGGCGCTGAATGAACTCCCGCAAGGAATCAATCCCCCATATTTCTTCATATAATTCATTAACGATGGAATCAACAAGCGTGAGCAATATATTTCTATATTCATAGACATACTGCAGCCTTTCCTCCGTCACCCCTGTAAAGCGCAATTGCTGCAATCGTTTTTTATCCGTTACTTGTATTCTTTCCATTCCAAAAAACCCTCCCAGTCTTAAAAAATCCCCCTTTATTATTTTCATTATAATATACCTTTTTCCTCGCCACCCTAAAATTTCTTGATTTTTATGAATCATACGTTTACTTAGCCTGTACCAATCTTGTTCCATTTTCAGCGATGGTTGTTCCGCTAATCTCCCGGTCATGAGTCCATCATCGCACATCCACACCGTTTCATTATTAAGAACATGCTCATTTTTCCATCCTCAAAATGGATTTTAATAGAATTTTATTCCTGCCATTTGGTTTTTATATGTCCATCGCACTTCATTCCTATTATTCGGCAATGTATAATTTATTCGGGGGATTATTATACAGGGAGGGGATTATATGTCAAAATATCCATTCTACCGGCTTTTACAAGATGAAACAGGAGCCTTTCAGCTATTCCGGAAAAAAGAGAAACATAGCCCAGCCGCTCCATCTGTTTCTTCGCCGCCGTCCACTTTCATCGAAGCACACTATCGCCAGCTTGCGGAAGGGGAGTATAAAAATCTAGTGTCTTTTGTCGGACTCACCGCCGATGATTTGCAACGGTTAGCGAATGTCCGACCGCTTTTCGAGAAACACGTATCCAAAATCGTCAATGCTTTTTACGACCACATCGGCAACATGCCTCACTTAGCGCAAATCATTCAAAGCCATTCGACGATTGACCGTTTAAAGCAAACATTGCGTGCCTATTTATTGGACATGGTATCGGGGGAAGTTGGTGAACAATATGTATTGCGCCGGAAGGTAATCGGGCAGGTTCATCATCGCATCAATCTGTTCCCTGAATGGTATCTCGGGGCTTATATCATCATTCAAAACGAAGTATTGCGCATGCTGATGCAAGAATTGCCACCGCATGAAGCGGCAGACGTATACCATTCTTTCATGAAGCTTTGTTGGTTCGATATACAAATAGCCATTACGACATATATCGAAACACACACATCGTCCATGATGAAGTTAAGTGAAATCGAAGAACTCCAACACCGTTTAACGAAGTCGTCAACTGCTCTTGCCGCCAGCGCAGAAGAGACAACGGCCTCCGTCACCGATCGGGAAAAATGCGTCAACGAAATGTTAAATGAAATAAACTCCATTCAAACACAGTCCAGCGAAATGATCGCAAAAGTAGAAAATGGAAAACATGATGTTGCCCGGACATTGACAAAACTCGATAACGTCGCCCAGCTAGTGGAAGGAACGAAAGCACTCACTACTGAACTTGCCGACAGTTCAAAAAAAATCGATGAAATTGTCACCACTATCCGCAACATCTCCAACCAGACGAATATTTTATCTCTTAACGCAAATATTGAAGCTGCGCGCGCCGGCGAACATGGGAAAGGGTTTGCGGTTGTCGCTAGTGAAGTACGCAAGCTGGCCATACAAACAGAGCAGTCTCTCGACTATATTCAAAATCATATCGATATCGTCCAACAAACGATTCAAAAATTTGAGGCAGCGTTTCAGCGCATCGTTGAAGAAACGGGCATATTCCGCCAAGCGAACGAAAGCATCATCCAAGTGTTTGAAGACACAGCCGCAAGCGTAAGAGCCAATGGCGAAAAAATCGACCGGTTTGCTTCATTTGTCAAAGACTTTCAACAAACCTTTGAAGAGATTATAAAAGCGTCCCATCAAATCGCGCAAATGGCGGAGGATCTAAGCAGTTTAAACAACGAACTAACCGAAAAGTTTAAAAAATAGCAAACCATTATTCCGCTGTTAGAAAGGACAGCCTTCATTTCGACTGTCCTTTTTGCTTTCGCTGCGCAGTTGATTCGGCACAATTCAAACTATCTCTTCCAAATATTAGTTCAATTCTTGGGTAATCATCGTTAATTTATCTGCAGAGAGAGATACCTCTTCAAACGCTTTTCCTAATTCATCTATCACATTCACAAAAGATATTAATTCTGTCTCTATCTTATTGTTTTGTTGCATTGTTTCCGCCATTGTGTCTAAAATTTGCTCGAATCGTTTCTCTGTTTCTTGCATGTTTTGATTGCCATTTTTCACTTCTGTTCTTATTTTGTCAAGCGATTTTGTCAGTTTCTCTACTTGTTTTTGGGTATTTTGGATTAGAGAAGATACTTTTGAAACAGAGTTCTTCGTTTGCTCAGACAAATTTCGAACTTCTCCAGCCACAACAGCAAAACCACGACCGGATTCCCCTGCTCTTGCGGCCTCAATGGTTGCATTCAGTGATAATAAGTTGGTTTGGTCAGCAATTCCAGTGACAATACCGACTATTTCTTGCATTTGATTTGATATTTCCAGTAATATATGGACATCATTGGATATATCATCAACAGCACTGTAAATGTTAGACATGATTAATGCTTGTTTATGCATATGTTCTTTTCCTTTTTCGGCACGTTCTTGCGCGCTTAGCGACAGCTTAGTTCCGTTTTGTGCAAGAGAAACGATTTCGTTTGATTGCGAGATTAATTGCTGGAAAGAAGCATTGGTTTGCTCCGAGATTGCCGCCAGATTTTGCGATGCACTTGCAACATTATTACGAACTAACCGTTTTTGTTCCTCAACTGCTTCCTTTAATCTTTCTGATTCAGCAGCATATGCCTCTAATACTAACTGTTGTTCTAAATTTAAAATTTTAGAGACAGCTCTTATAGCAAGGAAGCAATCTTCCTTATTAATGATGTTTTGTTGGATAATATCCATGAGTGCTAAAAATAAATCCTGAAATGCACACATATACCATTTCGTTGGCAGACCTATCTTAACATGCATATGGGCAATTTTAATCCTTTTGTCGATGAAAGAGGCATCCACTCTTCCATTAAACATTTCCATAATATGTTGTCTTAATGTCTTTTTTAACTTCTCGATCGAACTGTGATCATTAATAATTTTCAACAGTGAAAGTTCATTTTCCAAGTTCTTATAAAACCTGTCCACAATAAAATTAATGTTTTCGATTACGAATGGCTGTATTGCGTTAATAATATGTAAATCTTTTTCGGTCAGGCCGATCATCGTTATTTGCTTTTCAATTTCACTGCCTTTCGTTATACTTATATCGCCTCTCCCGTTTTCAAAACTAACATTTGAGTTTTCGCGCTTTGTTCTTTTGAAGAGCACCTATGTTTCACCCCGTTGAACATATAAGATTGCATATCTAATTTCATTCGCCTGCCCACGGTGCCAGCTGAAATCTGTTGCCCAGCTAGCCCAAGGACAGCAAGCATGCAAGCGAATAAAATACCATTTCTCTTTATTGCAAACAAATCCATCTATGCTGTTAGCACGGATGAAATGGATCGACAAAAACAGAAAAAGCACACTTAACAAACTTTCTCAGTCCTTTTTTCTATAAATTTGTGATATTTTTGTTTTGGCAATGCATTGCCCAACTTCAACCAACATGCTGCATTTGTCCGGCATGCGGTTGATCCTCTTCTTCGATTTCCAGCTCTCTTAAAATTTTGTCCCGATATTTTCGGTTTTTGCGCGTTCCTGAAATAATTTCAGAAAGGCGGCTTAACGGGATTTCATGCTGTGCGCAAAACTCCTTATGGGTCAATTCCAGTTCTGCCAAGCGCCGCTTGATTTTCCACCCTAACGGAGTGACGCGTTGTTTACGAACCGACATTGGACTAACTCCTTTCTTTGATGCGTAGGAATTCTGTTTTCCGATATCGAATTTTGATAAAATGAAAGAGGGATTACTATATTGGAAACCAGAATTCGTCATGGGACGCTCATCCAAACATCTATTCCCAAACCGCTACGTCCGGGCGCATTTCCCGGAACGTTCTCTGTTGTTATCGATGCCGGCAATACGCAGCAGGAGCTTCCGCAATCTTAAAAACTTCATTCAGGAGATTGGGCTTGCTCATCTCCATCATGCTGCAAGCCGTACAGTGAATGAATAAAAGCCCAATCTCCTCAATGCGTCCAGTTCAGCGGCTAACTATTCTCGGAAAATAAAATGCAGCTTAAGGCTAATACCCTCTTTTTATAAAGCAAATTTCTCCTAGAGCATCCATTTTTCCTGCTTAAACCAATAGAAAAAGGAGCTGCAGAAAACAACTCCTTATGCGCTCAAAAATAATAGGAATAATGCGGTATTGGAAAAGGTGAGCTGCATGATGACCGAGCTGTTAACGCGGAAAAACTTGGTTGGCACCGCACAGCCCGCTAGTTTATTAAGAAGGCGCTTTAAGAAATGCCCTGATGACATGACATCAACTTCTTGACAGTACTGAACGTGTTGCAAAACGTATAACGAATGCATAAATACACATAAAAAATCCACCACCTTGGAAATCATATACAGTGACCAAAAAACAACTCTCCAAGGGGTGGGCACTATCATGATTTCCAATTTAAACAACGAACATGCATGGCCTTATGAAATTGATCCAATTTTAGAAGCATTATTTCGATATGTTGACTCGCTATCATTGCCCGAAACACCGTATGTGACAGGAAGACCGCCGGTGTCGAAAAAATCGTTGTTGAAATGTTTCTTTTTGAAAACCTATTTTGCTATTGGTTCCTTGCGAAAATTAGTACGCATTCTGCAGCGTTTTCGCTGTTTTCAACGGGCCTGTGGGCTTGGTGAAGTCCCTCATCTGTCTACGTTCTCCCGCGCGGCGAAGTGGTTCCGGGAACAGGGATTTCCTGTTTTTCATGCACAACTGCTCAAAGATCTAGAAGTTCGGTATCCTCAAATTGTGCTGATCGACAGCACAGCTCTTCGAAGCAGTCTTTACGATTCGCAAGCAAAGTGGGGAGTGTCCACCCGATACCACTGGTTTAAAGGATATAAGCTTCATCTCTGCACCACTGCCGAGGGAATCATTTTATCTCATGTGTTGACCACAGCGAATCGGAATGATGCAGCAGTAGCACCAGAATTGCTTGTTTCTTTAAAGCAGTGGGATATCGAATTGGTATTGGGCGATGCCGCATATGACAGCGAAAAGGTTCGTCAAACAGCGGAGCAGTCAGGAATCCTATTGCTTTCCCCTATCAACCGCCGCAATAGCGAAGAACGAAAAGACGCCTATGGACGTGTTCTTCCTGTCTTTTTGAAAACAAGGTTTGGCCAGTGGCTGTTTGGACTTCGTCGTGAGATTGAACGAGTATTTAATGAATTAAAGAGTGACGGGTTGGAACAGCCAAGATGGTATGGATTTCATCGATATTTACTACATGTGTTATGTTGCATCCTTATGCATAATTTCGAGTTTTTACTCTAGTTTTGCAACACCATCAGTACTTTTTATTAGAGTCTCTTACCAATCTTATCCGTTATATGCCCATTTTAATAAATAGACAAAATCTTTTTCTGTTACTTTTCTAGGATTACCAGCTGTGCAAATATCTTGCATTGCGTCTTTGGCCAAAGAAGGGATATATTTTGCAAATTCGGTTTCGTTAATATCGCATTCTTTGAAACTTGACGGTATATCCAGCTTTTTATTAAGAAACTGAATGGCAGTAACCAAACTTATGACCCCTTCTTTTAAGGTTGAGCTTGGCAAGCCTAACATTTTCGAAATTTCTGTATACCTCTTCGCCACAGGAGAAGCATCCATCGTATCATCGCAAAGACCGCTATTATATTGGATAACATAAGGCAATAAAATAGCATTAGTTCTGCCATGCGGCAAATGAAATTTTGCGCCAACCGCATGTGCGAGGCTATGATTAATCCCTAAAGACGAATTGGTAAACGCAATACCAGCCATACAGGACGCTATGTGCAATTTCCCTCTGGCATCAAGGTCTTCCCCAAAACGATATGCCCTTAATAGATAATTAAATACCATTTTAATGGACCGCTCAGCAAATATATCGGTAAATTCTGAAGAGTTTAAAGAAACATATGCTTCAATGGCATGAGTGAGCACATCCATGCCTGTATCCGCTGTGACAGAAGGTGGCACAGTTATCGTTAATTGCTCATCTAAAATGGCAACATCAGGGAGCATCCTTTCATCACGCAAAGGAATTTTTAAATGATTCGTTGTATCCGTAATGACTGAATAAGATGTCATTTCTGAACCTGTTCCGCTAGTTGTGGGGATTGCAATCAATAATGGTTTTTTTAAATCCATTTCTATATCAGATATGTCTTTCATGTAGTGATAAAAAAGCAACATCGCTTTAGCAGCATCAATGGCTGAACCACCGCCAAGCGCTATCACCAGCTCTGGCTGTTCTTGCAAAAAACATTCAAAAGCCTTTTTGACGGTTTCTATGGACGGATTAGGCTCTACATCCGGAAAAATTTTAAACGCAGCACCTTTTATTTTTTCGATAATCTTCTCTGCCATGCCCAGTTTCAGCATCGTCTGATCCGTTACAATAAAGACTTTTCCTGCATTAAAATCAGACAAATGATTTAATGAATGGTTTCCGAAATAAATTTTTGGTTTCAAAAAGAATGTATTCATTTCTTTTCCCACCGACCTTTTTCCTCTACTTGTTTTTGTCAGTAGTTATAAATTGTAACCACCTGAAACGTTAAGCATTGTTATGTCATTCAATTCGGTAAATCAATTATGAAACAGATTATTGCTCAATCAAGTAATAAGTTGAATTACATCAATGTAGTAAAGATGAAAAGACTGCAAATAAGAATTGTCGTTGCCGGAGGATCGATATGAGTATCAACATGCTTATTAATTGTTTTTTCAATAACATCCCCCAGTACACCCGCAATCACGGCAAACAAAATTCCAACCAAAATACTCCCACTTGCAACAGTTGCATAACCGGCAACTAGCGTAATGTGGTGTGTTACAGGTATATCAAAACCTAGCAATAAAAAGATTAATAATGCTGCACTGATCACAAATCCCAACACCTGAATTTGAGTTAGATCAACACAGTAAGAAATCACCGCTCCTAAACCTAGAGAATAAAGAAGAATAAAGTACAATGATTTTGTATCAGATATAAATTTTCTCTTTTCTCCATTTGAAGGTGTAAACTTCCCAAAAATTCCTGTTTTGCCAAAAATCAAACGAACGATTAATCCAGATGTGAATACGGTCATTGCAATAGTATCAACAGGAATGGACAGATAAACATATAAATAGTTAATTAGATAACCTAAAACTCCAAAAACTCCACCCACCAATAATACTGACAAATCGTTGGTCTTCTTCAATGGAGTTATGATGTCAACACCATTTTCAAGACAATGTTTCTTATTGGCAGCGAATGCTGCAGCTGCTACGCCACCCGCAAATGCAATATGTGGACCAAGTAGAGCGCCAAAGGTAATATCATTTAAAATCGTTGCAGGCCCACCAGCTGCAAGTACACCTACGCCAATTAAACCGATAAAACCAGTAAAAATAAATACTGGAAGCGCTCCTAAGATTGCACCTAACATTCCCCCGCCAAATGAAGCCAATATTAAAGACCAACTCATGATCTCACTTCTCCCTCTTTAAATGTTGATATCTCAACGGTTTTAAGGGTGTCCATAAAATATTTTTTGACACGACTTCTTATTTGTGGATATATGACAAGCACATCTTTCGCATCGTGCTTGGTTAGATAGTTTAGCTCTTTGCCGCGGGTTCATCACGAGAAAAATCCCCTTCTCTTCAAGGAAATAGGCGAGGCTCAACCAATAGTGCTCCGCTGGTTCAAGACCAATGATGACTTCGCTTTTCCGAATACCTTCATGGCATCCACAATGTACTGATAAAATCACTCAAATCCCGTTTTTGATGGAAGCACAGGAAACGATTTTTAACATCCTCCCTCGCTTGTCGACAAAGCAAATTACGATATTCATACGTTTCATCCGTCCACTTGATCCATCTTCTAGTTTTGCAATACCATTCATATATAGCCCCCTTGGCATCTTAAAGGGCAATCCGGTTGGTCGCTACCTCCCCCGAACCGTACCAAGAGGGCTTTTATTCAAGTTCACCAAAAAGTTTTTAACAAAAATTTTATCTTATCGACAAAGCATCCACTAAGACACATTTTCTTTTTCTTGCAAAGTCTTTTGCTGAAGTTAAGCCTTCACCTGTAGGCCCCGCTATGGTGAAGGTAGCATATCCTTCACCGCCTACGCCAATGCCGGCATAAGATGGAGCATTTTTTACAAAAATCGTAGTTTGGATTGCCTTTGCGAATTTTGTTAAATGATCTACATTTTTAGAATGCATAATCGCCGTATGTCGGAACCCATGTTCAACTTCCACAGCTAGCTCGATAGCTTGATCCACGTTTTTGACGCGGACAATAGGCAAAATTGGCATCATTAACTCGACTGTTACTAATGGATGTTTACCATCTACTTCCATTATTGCTACACGGATGTCAGGCGGAACATTGATGCCAATATGTTTTAAAATATAGGCTGCATCTTTACCAACAAATTCTTTATTGGCATGTCCATTCTCTACCACTAAATCAGTTAGTTGTTGTATTTGTTCTTTATTCGTTATTTCATATGCACCGTGTTTTTTCATATAATCAATTAAACGGTCGGCAATCGATTCGACAGCAATTACTTCTTTTTCTGCAACACACGGAAGATTATTGTCAAAGCTGCATCCAGCGATAATATCTTTCGCTGCCTTTTCAATATCTGCCGTCTCATCCACAACTACTGGCGGATTTCCAGCACCGGCACCTATCGCTTTTTTCCCGCTTGAGAGCACTGCTTTTACCACTCCTGGCCCTCCGGTAGCCACCAGCATTTTAATGGTTTTATGTTTCATCATGATCTCCGCTTGCTCAATGGAAGGATTTGCAACCGTTGTTATCAAGTTCTTCGGCCCGCCTGCTTCAACGATTGCTTGATTGAAAATTTTAATCGCATACAAAGATGTATTTTTTGCTCTCGGATGCGGGCTGAAAACAACGGCATTTCCTGCAGCGATCATTCCGATTGAATTACAAATAATCGTCTCAGTAGGATTTGTTGTCGGTGTGATCGCTCCTATAACACCATAAGGCGAAAGTTCAACAAGCGTTAAACCATCATCGCCAGAAAAAACTTCTGTCCGCAAGTCTTCAATGCCTGGAGTTTTTTCGGCTGCAAGTAAATTTTTTACTATCTTATCTTCATATTTACCCATCCCTGTTTCGTCCACTGCCATTCTTGCAAATTTTTCCGCATTCTCCTTGGCAGCTTTGCGAATTGCCTCAATCAGTTTCCCTCTTTGCCCAAGAGATAGTTGCACAAGTTCTTTTTGGGCGATTTCAGCTGCTTCAATTGCTTGATTCATATGGTCAAATATGCCCCATTCGCATTCGGTTTCTGCCGGCTTCTTTTTCTCTTCCATTTCCTCCAGTATTTTTCTTACAAGTTTCTCAATTTTTTGTGCATCCACGCTCAATGTAATCCTCCTCTCTCTTCTTCAAACAATGTTAAAACCGCTTGGGCAATTTCCATGTCTTCTTCTACAGATCCACCGCTGACTCCAATTCCCCCAATAATTTCATCATTTATTTTCAGCGGGTATCCGCCGCCAAAAGTGACAATTTTATTTTGATTGGAAACTTGGATACCATAAAGTTCTCTGCCAGGCTGGATGAGAGGAGCTAATTCATGAGTGGCCATTTTTAATGCCACAGCCGTATAAGCTTTATTAGGAGAAAGATCTAAACTTGCTAACAGCGCCCCTTTCATTCTGTGCAATAACACAATATTCCCGCTTGCATCAACTGCGGTAAAAACAATAGGCACTCCGATTTCCGCAGCTTTCCGTTCTGCAACGTTTGCCATTTTTAAAGCCATTTCGAGGGTAAGTTCATGGCTTGTTTTGCCCGTGCGTATTTTTTCAATCACCTTTTCTTTTATCCCTTCCACCATACTGTAGTAAACTTCAGCCCGTGCTAACATAAAAAGGGCGTCAGATAACCGATTCATAAATTGGATAATTTCCAAACGGACGTTTGACGTTTTACTAAGATTCACGATTAATCTTTCTGCCCGGCGAATAATGGCTCTTGCCAAATGCAAATGGCTAGATGCCGTTGTTTCTCCCGGAATAATAAATTCATGGATTGGCCCGAGCTTTTTTTCATAATGATCTATGATGTCTTCCAATGTTGTTACATCCTTGCCGCTGACTTTCTCCTTTAACAAGCTGTAACCCTTTTCATCGCTGGCCAATTCTGCCCCAACAACAAATAGTTGTTTTTGAATATCCCGAATAATGCTTTTTATCTCCTTATTTTCTATTTGCGAATAAGCAACTCCTAATGCGGCAT
Protein-coding regions in this window:
- a CDS encoding HD domain-containing phosphohydrolase translates to MERIQVTDKKRLQQLRFTGVTEERLQYVYEYRNILLTLVDSIVNELYEEIWGIDSLREFIQRHSTLEKLKTTQKRYLQQCLEATIDDHYIQTRYHIGRAHSEIGLDLAWYLATYTKYIDIIYKHISQVLPEQATHILLVIQAIFSFDMQLTLEAYKAAEIEKAAHPLRHELDKLRQVNGFTNQDLKNLDQFSGYISFRIDSIMEHFHHSLFRRLKEESHYSFLQKEKYLAYVRNFLLQFFQEKIYDDLEAYFLIIRDWSRLIIEQRFHENFFHIAAESLCEALKQVFLTKEYVHNPRIVQYIHSFERFSKFTLAMMNEIIRPYLFLRDFDFLDIYAYEISTIDFGRITWIDDKMKRLLKTLGINKEHPVGRRCYELLHNRTVPCPECPVLKHKSEAMLTTLGNEKGLNYYKIRLLPQTKIFELSRALLVIQDVTKESKVMFDMLERLLQLAEYRDDDTKNHVHRIGKLSGMLARLAGCDEQFVSHIEIAAKFHDIGKVGIPDYILNKPGKLTKEEWESMKTHVLIGHQILANLDLPVIQMAANIARTHHEWWDGGGYPNGLKGEEIPLEGRIVAIVDVFDALLSKRVYKDAFPPEKVKEILLDGRGKQFDPKLIDLFLAMWDDFLAARESFQ
- a CDS encoding globin-coupled sensor protein, with the translated sequence MSKYPFYRLLQDETGAFQLFRKKEKHSPAAPSVSSPPSTFIEAHYRQLAEGEYKNLVSFVGLTADDLQRLANVRPLFEKHVSKIVNAFYDHIGNMPHLAQIIQSHSTIDRLKQTLRAYLLDMVSGEVGEQYVLRRKVIGQVHHRINLFPEWYLGAYIIIQNEVLRMLMQELPPHEAADVYHSFMKLCWFDIQIAITTYIETHTSSMMKLSEIEELQHRLTKSSTALAASAEETTASVTDREKCVNEMLNEINSIQTQSSEMIAKVENGKHDVARTLTKLDNVAQLVEGTKALTTELADSSKKIDEIVTTIRNISNQTNILSLNANIEAARAGEHGKGFAVVASEVRKLAIQTEQSLDYIQNHIDIVQQTIQKFEAAFQRIVEETGIFRQANESIIQVFEDTAASVRANGEKIDRFASFVKDFQQTFEEIIKASHQIAQMAEDLSSLNNELTEKFKK
- a CDS encoding globin-coupled sensor protein, which codes for MLFKRTKRENSNVSFENGRGDISITKGSEIEKQITMIGLTEKDLHIINAIQPFVIENINFIVDRFYKNLENELSLLKIINDHSSIEKLKKTLRQHIMEMFNGRVDASFIDKRIKIAHMHVKIGLPTKWYMCAFQDLFLALMDIIQQNIINKEDCFLAIRAVSKILNLEQQLVLEAYAAESERLKEAVEEQKRLVRNNVASASQNLAAISEQTNASFQQLISQSNEIVSLAQNGTKLSLSAQERAEKGKEHMHKQALIMSNIYSAVDDISNDVHILLEISNQMQEIVGIVTGIADQTNLLSLNATIEAARAGESGRGFAVVAGEVRNLSEQTKNSVSKVSSLIQNTQKQVEKLTKSLDKIRTEVKNGNQNMQETEKRFEQILDTMAETMQQNNKIETELISFVNVIDELGKAFEEVSLSADKLTMITQELN
- a CDS encoding ISNCY family transposase, with the translated sequence MISNLNNEHAWPYEIDPILEALFRYVDSLSLPETPYVTGRPPVSKKSLLKCFFLKTYFAIGSLRKLVRILQRFRCFQRACGLGEVPHLSTFSRAAKWFREQGFPVFHAQLLKDLEVRYPQIVLIDSTALRSSLYDSQAKWGVSTRYHWFKGYKLHLCTTAEGIILSHVLTTANRNDAAVAPELLVSLKQWDIELVLGDAAYDSEKVRQTAEQSGILLLSPINRRNSEERKDAYGRVLPVFLKTRFGQWLFGLRREIERVFNELKSDGLEQPRWYGFHRYLLHVLCCILMHNFEFLL
- a CDS encoding 1-propanol dehydrogenase PduQ, whose translation is MGKEMNTFFLKPKIYFGNHSLNHLSDFNAGKVFIVTDQTMLKLGMAEKIIEKIKGAAFKIFPDVEPNPSIETVKKAFECFLQEQPELVIALGGGSAIDAAKAMLLFYHYMKDISDIEMDLKKPLLIAIPTTSGTGSEMTSYSVITDTTNHLKIPLRDERMLPDVAILDEQLTITVPPSVTADTGMDVLTHAIEAYVSLNSSEFTDIFAERSIKMVFNYLLRAYRFGEDLDARGKLHIASCMAGIAFTNSSLGINHSLAHAVGAKFHLPHGRTNAILLPYVIQYNSGLCDDTMDASPVAKRYTEISKMLGLPSSTLKEGVISLVTAIQFLNKKLDIPSSFKECDINETEFAKYIPSLAKDAMQDICTAGNPRKVTEKDFVYLLKWAYNG
- a CDS encoding aldehyde dehydrogenase family protein, giving the protein MDAQKIEKLVRKILEEMEEKKKPAETECEWGIFDHMNQAIEAAEIAQKELVQLSLGQRGKLIEAIRKAAKENAEKFARMAVDETGMGKYEDKIVKNLLAAEKTPGIEDLRTEVFSGDDGLTLVELSPYGVIGAITPTTNPTETIICNSIGMIAAGNAVVFSPHPRAKNTSLYAIKIFNQAIVEAGGPKNLITTVANPSIEQAEIMMKHKTIKMLVATGGPGVVKAVLSSGKKAIGAGAGNPPVVVDETADIEKAAKDIIAGCSFDNNLPCVAEKEVIAVESIADRLIDYMKKHGAYEITNKEQIQQLTDLVVENGHANKEFVGKDAAYILKHIGINVPPDIRVAIMEVDGKHPLVTVELMMPILPIVRVKNVDQAIELAVEVEHGFRHTAIMHSKNVDHLTKFAKAIQTTIFVKNAPSYAGIGVGGEGYATFTIAGPTGEGLTSAKDFARKRKCVLVDALSIR
- a CDS encoding cob(I)yrinic acid a,c-diamide adenosyltransferase is translated as MAIYTKKGDKGETGLLGGSRISKDSLQVACYGTLDEANAALGVAYSQIENKEIKSIIRDIQKQLFVVGAELASDEKGYSLLKEKVSGKDVTTLEDIIDHYEKKLGPIHEFIIPGETTASSHLHLARAIIRRAERLIVNLSKTSNVRLEIIQFMNRLSDALFMLARAEVYYSMVEGIKEKVIEKIRTGKTSHELTLEMALKMANVAERKAAEIGVPIVFTAVDASGNIVLLHRMKGALLASLDLSPNKAYTAVALKMATHELAPLIQPGRELYGIQVSNQNKIVTFGGGYPLKINDEIIGGIGVSGGSVEEDMEIAQAVLTLFEEERGGLH